From the genome of Bacteroides sp. MSB163, one region includes:
- a CDS encoding putative transporter encodes MDWLYSLFVEHSALQAVVVLSLISAIGLGLGKIHICGISLGVTFVFFAGIIAGHFGLSIDPQMLNYAESFGLVIFVYALGLQVGPGFFSSFRTGGVQLNMLAVGVVLIGTVMTVLGSYGLGVSLPDMVGILCGATTNTPALGAAQQTLKQMGIEANTPALGCAVAYPLGVVGVILGILLIRKMLVRKEDLEVKEKDNVNKPYIVAFQVHNPAIFNMSIKDIAQLSYPKFVISRLWRDGNVSIPTSEKVIKEGDRLLVITSEKNAPALTVLFGEQENTDWNKEDIDWNAIDSQLISQRIVVTRPELNGKKLGSLHLRNHYGINISRVYRSGVQLLATAELTLQLGDRLTVIGEAAAVQNVEKVLGNAVKSLKEPNLVAVFVGIVLGLALGAIPIVIPGVSTPVKLGLAGGPIIVGILIGTFGPRMHMVTYTTRSANLMLRALGLSLYLACLGLDAGAHFFDTVFRPEGLLWIAIGCALTVLPVLIMGIIAFRWMKIDFGSVAGMLCGSMANPMALNYVNDTIPGDNPSVSYATVYPLCMFLRVIIAQVLLMFFLS; translated from the coding sequence TTGGATTGGTTATACAGTTTATTCGTTGAACATTCCGCTCTACAGGCGGTTGTAGTACTCTCGTTAATCTCCGCTATTGGCTTGGGACTGGGAAAAATACACATCTGCGGCATATCGTTAGGCGTGACGTTTGTATTTTTTGCAGGGATCATTGCCGGACATTTCGGGCTGTCCATTGACCCGCAGATGTTGAACTATGCTGAGAGTTTCGGCTTAGTGATATTCGTGTATGCACTGGGATTGCAGGTCGGTCCGGGTTTTTTCAGTTCGTTCAGGACGGGTGGTGTGCAACTGAATATGCTGGCAGTGGGCGTGGTGCTGATCGGTACGGTGATGACGGTGCTGGGTAGCTATGGACTGGGAGTTTCCCTGCCGGACATGGTGGGTATCCTCTGTGGTGCCACAACCAATACCCCTGCGCTGGGTGCCGCACAGCAAACCTTGAAACAGATGGGTATTGAAGCAAATACGCCGGCTTTGGGGTGTGCGGTGGCATATCCATTGGGCGTAGTGGGAGTGATTCTCGGTATCCTGCTGATACGCAAAATGCTGGTACGTAAGGAAGATCTGGAAGTCAAAGAGAAAGACAATGTGAATAAGCCGTATATCGTTGCATTTCAGGTGCACAATCCGGCAATTTTTAATATGAGCATAAAGGATATAGCGCAATTGAGCTATCCTAAATTCGTGATATCACGTTTGTGGCGAGACGGGAATGTGAGTATCCCTACTTCCGAGAAGGTGATTAAAGAAGGTGACCGTCTGCTGGTCATCACTTCCGAGAAGAATGCGCCTGCCTTGACAGTGCTGTTCGGTGAACAGGAAAATACGGACTGGAACAAGGAAGATATCGACTGGAATGCTATCGACAGCCAGTTGATTTCGCAACGTATCGTGGTGACACGTCCTGAACTGAACGGAAAGAAACTGGGTTCGCTGCATCTGCGCAATCATTACGGCATCAATATCAGTCGCGTATATCGCAGTGGCGTGCAGTTGCTGGCTACGGCGGAACTAACTTTGCAGTTGGGTGACCGGCTGACGGTAATAGGTGAGGCGGCTGCCGTACAAAATGTGGAAAAAGTATTGGGCAATGCTGTCAAGAGCCTCAAAGAACCTAATCTGGTTGCTGTATTCGTGGGCATCGTCCTTGGCCTTGCATTGGGAGCAATACCTATCGTTATCCCCGGTGTCAGCACTCCCGTGAAGTTGGGACTTGCAGGAGGCCCGATTATCGTAGGCATTCTTATCGGTACTTTCGGTCCGAGAATGCACATGGTGACCTACACAACCCGCAGTGCCAATCTGATGCTTCGTGCCTTGGGCTTGTCGCTCTATCTGGCTTGTCTGGGATTGGATGCGGGTGCCCATTTCTTCGATACGGTGTTCCGTCCGGAAGGTTTGTTGTGGATAGCTATCGGCTGTGCGCTGACTGTGCTTCCTGTACTGATAATGGGAATCATTGCTTTCCGTTGGATGAAGATAGATTTCGGTTCGGTGGCAGGGATGCTGTGCGGTAGTATGGCGAATCCGATGGCATTGAATTATGTAAATGATACCATTCCCGGTGATAATCCTTCAGTTTCTTATGCTACGGTTTATCCCTTGTGCATGTTTCTGCGTGTGATTATCGCCCAAGTGCTGTTGATGTTCTTTTTAAGTTGA
- a CDS encoding MATE family efflux transporter, with the protein MIHQESLKKRLAKLAAPIFIETLLIMMLGAVDTIMLSRHSDSSVAAVGVVNQIIMLTFLVFEVINLGTSVLCSQYLGARLQKKVVQVVGVSILVNIVVGLSISLLLFFGTGPILHLMGLTSELMTDGMDYMRIVGAFAFFQAISLTLSASLRSANKAIYPMLVTVVVNILNIIGNYSLIFGRFGFPELGVEGAAISTAFSRGVSMILLFIILFRKHIHRFPVAYFRPFPWIELKNLMKIGLPSAGEQLSYSSSQVVITFFINMLGVEALATRTYCVNIIMFAYLFSISMAQGGAICIGHLIGEKKPHAAFLMGKYVMKKSVMITVILSTILAIFGNTIFHWLTTNEEIIRLGTTILIIDVILEIGRPINIFATNALRAAGDVTYPFYVGLVVQWSVAVGLGYIIGIPLEWGICGMWVAFLLDENIRGAIFVKRWYSMKWTTKGFVK; encoded by the coding sequence ATGATACATCAGGAAAGTTTAAAAAAGCGGCTAGCCAAGCTTGCCGCCCCTATTTTCATAGAAACCCTGCTCATTATGATGCTGGGCGCTGTGGATACTATTATGTTGAGCCGCCACTCCGATAGTAGTGTTGCCGCTGTGGGGGTGGTCAATCAGATTATCATGCTCACTTTTCTCGTGTTCGAGGTCATCAATCTCGGTACTTCCGTCCTTTGCTCCCAATATCTCGGTGCCCGCCTGCAAAAGAAAGTAGTGCAAGTGGTCGGTGTTTCAATCCTTGTGAACATAGTGGTAGGCCTATCCATCAGCCTGCTCCTTTTCTTTGGTACCGGACCTATCCTGCACCTGATGGGACTGACTTCCGAACTGATGACTGATGGCATGGACTATATGCGTATTGTAGGCGCGTTTGCCTTCTTCCAAGCCATTTCATTAACGCTTTCCGCCTCCCTGCGCAGTGCCAACAAAGCCATTTATCCGATGTTAGTAACCGTTGTTGTCAATATCCTAAATATAATAGGTAATTACTCACTCATCTTCGGTCGCTTTGGTTTTCCCGAGCTCGGCGTAGAAGGAGCTGCCATCTCTACTGCTTTCAGTCGGGGTGTATCTATGATACTTTTATTCATTATCCTGTTTCGCAAACATATCCACCGCTTCCCCGTTGCCTATTTCCGCCCGTTCCCATGGATAGAGCTAAAGAACCTGATGAAAATCGGCCTTCCCTCCGCCGGCGAACAACTTTCTTACAGTTCTTCGCAAGTAGTGATTACCTTCTTCATCAATATGCTGGGCGTAGAAGCGCTTGCCACACGCACCTATTGTGTCAACATCATCATGTTTGCCTATCTGTTCAGCATCTCCATGGCGCAGGGGGGTGCCATTTGCATCGGGCATCTCATCGGAGAAAAGAAACCTCATGCCGCTTTCCTCATGGGTAAATATGTTATGAAGAAATCCGTCATGATCACCGTTATACTCTCCACCATCCTTGCTATATTCGGAAACACGATCTTCCATTGGCTTACTACCAATGAAGAAATCATCCGGCTCGGAACCACCATCCTCATCATCGATGTCATTCTTGAAATCGGACGTCCCATCAATATTTTCGCAACAAACGCCTTGCGTGCCGCCGGGGATGTCACCTACCCCTTCTATGTCGGTCTGGTTGTTCAGTGGAGCGTTGCCGTCGGCTTGGGCTACATCATCGGTATCCCTCTGGAGTGGGGCATCTGTGGTATGTGGGTCGCCTTCTTGCTGGACGAGAACATCCGTGGAGCCATCTTCGTAAAACGCTGGTACAGTATGAAGTGGACGACTAAAGGGTTTGTTAAGTGA
- a CDS encoding Crp/Fnr family transcriptional regulator gives MDTLLKETVNATVNSRYPGMAPEGRKLIEDILIRKELEKGELLFKEGQVCHHMVFVGKGMMRQFYYKNGKDVTEHFSYEGCVIICIESTLKQEPTRLMAEALEPCTVYLLPYDKFMRLTEISWEINMFYRKILEYSLIVSQVKADSWRFETARERYNMLMHTHPEVIKRAPLSHIASYLLMTPETLSRVRAGIL, from the coding sequence ATGGATACATTATTAAAAGAGACAGTTAATGCCACTGTGAACTCCCGTTATCCGGGCATGGCACCTGAAGGTAGAAAACTGATAGAAGATATTCTGATCCGCAAAGAGCTGGAAAAGGGTGAACTCTTATTCAAGGAGGGACAAGTCTGCCACCACATGGTATTTGTTGGAAAAGGCATGATGCGCCAATTCTATTATAAAAACGGTAAGGACGTCACTGAACACTTTTCCTACGAGGGTTGTGTCATCATCTGCATCGAAAGCACTCTGAAACAAGAACCGACCCGCCTGATGGCAGAGGCCCTGGAGCCTTGTACAGTCTACCTTCTCCCCTACGACAAATTCATGAGATTGACCGAAATCTCCTGGGAAATAAATATGTTCTATCGCAAGATACTGGAATACTCACTCATCGTATCCCAGGTGAAAGCCGACTCATGGCGTTTCGAGACAGCCCGCGAACGCTACAATATGCTGATGCACACCCATCCGGAAGTCATCAAGCGGGCACCATTGTCACATATCGCATCTTACTTGCTAATGACACCTGAAACTCTGAGCCGTGTACGCGCAGGGATATTGTAA
- a CDS encoding DUF4878 domain-containing protein, protein MKKVFYFSLMVMTMFLMTACSSSGPGDAMKKYGNYLIKGDYEKFVDGLAFDESVGAEKMKEQKDGLVSMLKEKVSKEYEKKDGLKSIEIISEEISEDGNSATVKIKQTYGNGETQDGTQSMVKRDGKWLMSVDK, encoded by the coding sequence ATGAAAAAGGTATTTTATTTTAGTCTGATGGTTATGACTATGTTTTTAATGACAGCTTGCTCTTCAAGTGGCCCGGGAGATGCTATGAAAAAGTATGGTAATTATCTCATCAAAGGTGACTATGAAAAGTTTGTAGACGGACTTGCATTTGATGAAAGCGTAGGTGCGGAAAAAATGAAAGAGCAAAAGGACGGGCTTGTGTCCATGCTGAAAGAGAAAGTTTCCAAAGAATATGAAAAAAAGGACGGACTGAAAAGCATAGAGATCATATCAGAAGAAATATCGGAAGATGGAAACAGCGCAACAGTAAAGATTAAGCAAACCTACGGAAACGGAGAAACGCAGGATGGTACGCAATCAATGGTAAAAAGAGATGGCAAATGGCTAATGTCAGTAGATAAGTAA
- a CDS encoding creatininase family protein — protein MEKREIDLTVSCYGKVKDVEYDVVILPWGATEPHNLHLPYLTDCILPHDIAVDAAALALEHSGVRCMVMPPVPFGAHNPGQRELPFCIHTRYSTQQAILEDIVASLYAQGMRKLIIISGHGGNNFKGMIRDLAFVYPDFLIIATDWFSIVSPKGYFEAEIDDHAGESETSVMMHYHPELVNLDEAGDGKSKPFAIPSLNEKVGWAPRHWDKATIDSGVGNPRKASAEKGAYYVKPVIEKLAQLFTEVGQGELY, from the coding sequence ATGGAAAAAAGAGAAATTGATCTTACTGTATCCTGCTATGGAAAAGTAAAGGATGTGGAGTATGATGTTGTTATACTTCCCTGGGGTGCTACGGAACCCCATAATCTGCATCTTCCGTATCTTACTGATTGTATTCTGCCTCATGATATAGCCGTAGATGCCGCTGCTTTGGCACTGGAGCATTCAGGTGTGCGCTGTATGGTGATGCCTCCCGTACCTTTTGGCGCTCATAATCCCGGACAGCGTGAACTTCCTTTCTGCATACACACCCGCTACTCTACCCAGCAGGCCATTCTGGAAGATATTGTAGCTTCCCTGTATGCTCAGGGGATGCGTAAATTGATTATTATCAGCGGGCATGGAGGCAATAACTTCAAAGGCATGATACGTGACCTTGCTTTTGTCTATCCGGATTTCCTGATTATAGCCACTGACTGGTTCAGTATTGTTTCTCCCAAAGGCTACTTTGAAGCTGAAATAGACGATCATGCCGGTGAATCGGAAACTTCTGTGATGATGCATTACCATCCGGAATTAGTGAATCTGGATGAAGCAGGCGATGGAAAATCCAAGCCGTTTGCCATTCCTTCGCTGAATGAGAAGGTGGGCTGGGCACCTCGTCATTGGGATAAAGCTACGATAGATAGTGGGGTAGGGAATCCCAGGAAAGCTTCAGCAGAAAAAGGAGCATATTATGTAAAACCAGTAATAGAAAAGCTCGCCCAACTCTTTACGGAAGTTGGGCAAGGTGAGCTCTACTAA
- a CDS encoding helix-turn-helix domain-containing protein: MKNIKNVDIATIRRFPAMDFIGNDFAIFDNIGDIPLFGYPTRLNASCLTLCLKGHCRIRINLKEHELTAGVLVVTLPEQILQQVERSDDFTGVFIVVSGQFIDDVLPTVQQLFPLFFMIKEQPCVHLKPEEMDAIQEYYSFLQKKVKLKDNPFRKEITQGLILSLFYEIYGIYQGNEPAVRKTKTRKEDLFERFIRSISESYKVERSVAYYADKMFLTAKHLSTAVKEVSGKTAGEWIDSLVILEAKALLKSSEMSIQEISDELHFANQSFFGKYFKHHTGMSPKEYRKQ, translated from the coding sequence ATGAAAAATATAAAGAACGTAGACATAGCAACTATTCGCCGTTTTCCGGCAATGGATTTTATCGGGAATGATTTTGCCATATTCGACAATATAGGAGATATTCCCTTGTTTGGTTACCCTACGCGTCTGAATGCGTCTTGCCTGACACTTTGCCTGAAAGGGCATTGCCGGATACGCATCAATCTGAAAGAGCATGAACTAACCGCAGGTGTTCTGGTGGTCACACTACCCGAGCAGATCTTGCAGCAAGTGGAGCGTTCGGATGATTTTACCGGAGTTTTCATTGTAGTATCCGGACAGTTCATTGATGATGTACTTCCTACGGTGCAGCAGTTGTTCCCTTTGTTTTTCATGATTAAGGAACAGCCTTGTGTACACCTTAAACCGGAAGAGATGGATGCCATTCAGGAATATTATTCTTTCCTTCAGAAGAAAGTAAAACTGAAGGACAACCCTTTCCGTAAAGAGATTACACAAGGATTGATTCTTTCTTTGTTTTATGAGATATACGGTATCTATCAGGGTAATGAACCTGCGGTCAGAAAAACGAAAACCCGGAAAGAAGATCTCTTTGAACGTTTTATTCGTTCGATTTCCGAATCATATAAAGTAGAACGAAGTGTAGCTTATTATGCCGACAAGATGTTCCTCACAGCCAAGCATCTTTCTACGGCTGTAAAAGAAGTGAGCGGAAAGACTGCCGGTGAATGGATTGACAGTCTCGTTATTCTGGAAGCCAAAGCTCTGCTGAAATCTTCTGAAATGAGTATTCAGGAGATTTCAGACGAGCTTCATTTTGCCAATCAGTCTTTCTTTGGCAAGTATTTCAAGCATCACACAGGTATGTCTCCGAAAGAATATCGTAAGCAATAG
- a CDS encoding TonB-dependent receptor gives MKKHILALVLTVVCISLYAVNPIKEGNMISGHVIVKGTEENIPYATILIKENGQGTVSNEEGQFEFRKLPAGKYTLRVSAVGYKTQEKEVTVSKDFTAVVHFPMVEESFMTDEVVVSANRNEVSRKNAPVVVNVMSAKLFEMVNSTDLAKTLNYQSGLRVENNCQNCGFPQVRINGLEGPYSQILINSRPIISALSGVYGLEQIPVNMIERVEVVRGGGSALFGANAVGGTINIITKDPISNSFQVSSMFSCMDGQSWEQYMGGNVSLVAKDNSYGIALYESYRNRNPYDRDDDGFSELGKLNMNTFGFRAYYRPTHFSRINLEYHTTNEFRRGGNKFDLQPHESDITEQTKHIINSGGASYDLFWREYKHKISLYGSVQHTDRNSYYGAQQDLNAYGKTDDLTWVAGGMYVGNMNNCFFAPATFTGGLEYQNNSLHDVMTGYHRDMKQDVRIASAFVQNEWKMSQLTMLVGARLDKHNLIDKLIFSPRVNFLYKPAEDFQARLTYSTGFRAPQAYDEDLHVTAVGGEGVQIKLADNLREERSNSYSGSIDWSTYLGHWQANVLLEGFYTDLRHVFVLEDIGKDENGDKIKERRNGSGARVYGVNLDAKLAHGKEAQFQLGFTAQRSRYTKAEVWTEVDDEELTTKRMMRTPDYYGYFTFSSAPLKNFDFSLSGIYTGKMIVPHYAPVDAPEGAFCNIEKDRMEDTPDFFDLNLKLNYTFVLRDHIKLQLNAGVQNIFNSFQKDLDKGEFRDSGYFYGPTQPRTFFIGFKIMN, from the coding sequence ATGAAAAAACATATACTTGCGCTGGTGCTTACGGTAGTTTGCATCAGCCTCTATGCTGTGAATCCTATAAAGGAAGGCAACATGATTTCCGGTCACGTGATTGTGAAAGGAACAGAAGAAAATATACCTTATGCAACTATATTGATTAAAGAAAACGGTCAGGGAACAGTCTCAAATGAAGAAGGCCAATTCGAATTTCGCAAGCTTCCTGCCGGAAAATATACGCTTCGTGTATCAGCTGTAGGTTATAAGACGCAGGAAAAAGAAGTAACTGTCAGTAAGGATTTTACCGCAGTTGTGCACTTCCCGATGGTGGAGGAAAGTTTCATGACTGATGAAGTGGTTGTATCTGCCAATCGCAATGAAGTGAGCCGGAAGAATGCCCCGGTTGTGGTGAATGTGATGAGTGCCAAACTTTTTGAGATGGTGAACTCCACCGACTTGGCAAAGACTCTGAATTACCAGTCCGGCTTGCGTGTAGAGAACAATTGTCAGAATTGTGGTTTTCCCCAGGTGCGTATCAATGGGCTGGAAGGTCCGTATTCTCAGATTCTGATTAATAGTCGTCCGATTATTAGTGCCCTTAGCGGCGTGTATGGACTGGAGCAAATTCCTGTAAATATGATAGAGCGGGTAGAAGTTGTACGTGGTGGTGGGTCTGCCCTGTTCGGAGCGAATGCAGTGGGAGGTACCATCAATATTATCACCAAAGACCCTATCAGTAATTCCTTCCAAGTTTCCAGTATGTTTTCGTGCATGGACGGACAGTCGTGGGAACAATATATGGGCGGTAATGTCTCCTTGGTTGCTAAAGATAATTCCTATGGTATTGCCTTGTATGAAAGCTATCGTAACCGTAACCCCTATGACCGTGACGATGACGGCTTCTCCGAACTTGGTAAGCTGAATATGAATACCTTTGGTTTCCGTGCCTACTATCGTCCTACACACTTCAGTCGCATCAATTTGGAATATCATACAACCAACGAGTTCCGGCGCGGTGGCAATAAGTTTGATTTGCAGCCCCATGAGTCCGACATCACAGAACAGACCAAGCACATCATCAATAGTGGAGGTGCCAGCTACGATCTGTTCTGGCGTGAATATAAGCATAAAATATCTCTTTACGGCTCTGTGCAGCATACAGACAGAAACAGTTACTATGGGGCTCAGCAAGACTTGAATGCTTATGGTAAGACTGATGATCTGACTTGGGTTGCCGGTGGTATGTATGTTGGTAATATGAATAACTGTTTCTTTGCTCCGGCCACTTTTACCGGTGGATTGGAATATCAGAATAACTCCCTGCATGATGTCATGACCGGTTATCACCGTGATATGAAGCAGGATGTACGTATTGCCAGTGCTTTTGTTCAGAATGAATGGAAGATGAGTCAGCTTACCATGCTGGTAGGTGCCCGCCTCGACAAGCATAATCTGATAGACAAACTAATTTTCAGTCCGCGCGTCAATTTCCTCTATAAGCCGGCTGAAGATTTTCAGGCTCGTCTGACGTATTCTACCGGTTTCCGTGCACCACAGGCTTATGATGAAGACTTGCACGTGACCGCTGTAGGCGGTGAGGGCGTTCAGATTAAGCTGGCTGACAATCTGCGTGAAGAGCGCTCTAATAGTTACAGCGGTTCTATAGATTGGAGTACATACCTCGGACACTGGCAGGCAAACGTTCTGTTGGAAGGTTTCTACACAGATCTGCGCCATGTATTCGTGTTGGAAGATATCGGTAAAGATGAGAACGGTGACAAGATAAAAGAACGTCGCAATGGTAGTGGCGCACGTGTATACGGTGTCAATCTGGATGCAAAGCTGGCTCATGGCAAAGAGGCGCAGTTCCAGTTAGGTTTCACGGCACAGCGTAGCCGCTATACGAAAGCTGAAGTTTGGACCGAGGTAGATGATGAAGAGTTGACCACCAAACGTATGATGCGTACACCGGATTACTACGGTTATTTTACTTTCTCTTCTGCGCCGTTGAAGAACTTTGATTTCTCTTTGTCCGGTATTTATACCGGTAAGATGATCGTTCCTCACTATGCACCGGTAGATGCTCCTGAAGGAGCTTTCTGTAATATCGAGAAAGACCGTATGGAGGATACTCCCGATTTCTTCGATCTCAATCTGAAGTTGAATTACACTTTTGTGTTGCGTGACCATATCAAGTTGCAACTCAATGCCGGTGTACAAAATATCTTTAATAGTTTCCAAAAAGACCTGGATAAAGGGGAGTTCCGTGACTCCGGTTACTTCTACGGACCTACACAGCCGAGAACGTTCTTTATCGGTTTTAAGATTATGAATTAG
- a CDS encoding bifunctional metallophosphatase/5'-nucleotidase encodes MKRVSFFLGWIFLLVVAVSAQDKIVKLKIVETSDIHGNYYPYDFILRHEAGGSLARIHAFVQKEREVYKDNLLLLDNGDILQGQPCAYYYNYIDTISPHLAAEVLNYMQYNTGNMGNHDVETGRAVFDRWARDCKFPILGANIIDTATGKTHFKPYEVLERDGVKIVVLGMITPAIPIWLSENLWKGLRFDDMEETARKWMKIIREKEKPDLVIGIFHAGQDALLMGGKFRENASVEVARNVPGFDIVLMGHDHARELKKIKNIAGDSVLIMDPASKGIVVANADVTLKLRKGKVIEKHIDGALTDMKDYAASEDFMKHFAPQLNAVQDFVSKKIGSFTETISTRPAYFGSSAFIDLIHLLQLEITNADISLAAPLSYDTEINKGDVFVSDMFNLYKYENMLYTMKLSGKEVKDALEMSYNLWTNQMKSADDHLLLFRKQRREGATDRASFQNFSFNFDSAAGIIYTVDVTKPKGEKVTIISMAGGTPFSMDKMYKVALNSYRGNGGGELLTKGAGIPQDELKGRILFSTDKDLRYYLMQYIEKKGVIEPHALGQWKFIPEEWVEPAVKRDYEYLFGKVEK; translated from the coding sequence ATGAAGAGAGTTTCCTTTTTTTTAGGGTGGATATTCCTCCTGGTAGTAGCTGTATCAGCTCAGGATAAGATCGTAAAGCTGAAAATAGTAGAGACCAGTGATATACATGGGAACTATTATCCTTATGATTTCATACTTCGCCATGAGGCTGGAGGAAGTTTGGCGCGCATACATGCTTTTGTGCAGAAAGAGCGTGAAGTTTATAAAGATAATCTGCTTCTATTAGATAACGGGGATATTCTGCAAGGCCAGCCTTGTGCCTATTATTACAATTATATTGACACTATTTCTCCGCATCTGGCAGCTGAAGTGTTGAACTATATGCAGTATAATACCGGCAATATGGGTAATCATGATGTGGAGACCGGGCGTGCCGTGTTCGACCGTTGGGCAAGAGACTGCAAGTTTCCCATTTTAGGCGCTAATATTATTGATACGGCTACGGGAAAGACTCATTTCAAACCTTATGAAGTTTTGGAGCGAGATGGCGTGAAGATCGTAGTGTTGGGTATGATTACTCCTGCTATTCCTATATGGTTGTCGGAGAACTTATGGAAAGGACTGCGCTTTGATGATATGGAAGAAACGGCTCGCAAATGGATGAAGATTATCCGGGAAAAAGAGAAACCTGATCTGGTGATCGGTATTTTCCATGCCGGACAGGATGCATTGCTGATGGGCGGTAAGTTTCGTGAAAATGCTTCTGTAGAAGTAGCTCGTAACGTTCCCGGATTCGATATCGTCCTGATGGGGCACGATCATGCCCGTGAATTGAAGAAGATTAAAAATATAGCCGGAGATTCTGTTTTGATTATGGATCCCGCAAGCAAGGGAATTGTTGTGGCAAACGCAGATGTTACTTTGAAACTTCGAAAAGGAAAAGTCATAGAGAAGCATATTGACGGCGCTTTGACGGATATGAAAGATTATGCTGCAAGTGAGGATTTCATGAAGCATTTTGCTCCCCAGCTTAATGCGGTGCAGGATTTCGTATCCAAGAAAATAGGCAGCTTCACAGAAACCATTTCCACGCGTCCTGCCTATTTCGGTTCTTCTGCCTTTATTGACCTGATTCATTTGTTGCAACTTGAAATAACAAATGCTGATATATCACTTGCTGCGCCCCTGTCGTATGATACGGAAATTAACAAGGGGGATGTGTTTGTGAGCGATATGTTCAATTTATATAAGTATGAGAACATGCTCTATACCATGAAATTGTCCGGTAAGGAAGTGAAGGATGCGCTGGAAATGTCATATAACTTGTGGACGAATCAGATGAAATCTGCTGATGACCATCTGTTATTGTTCCGCAAACAACGTCGTGAAGGCGCAACGGATCGTGCTTCTTTCCAGAATTTTAGTTTTAACTTCGATTCGGCAGCCGGCATCATATATACGGTAGATGTAACAAAGCCGAAAGGGGAGAAGGTTACTATTATCAGCATGGCTGGCGGCACTCCTTTTTCTATGGACAAGATGTATAAAGTAGCACTGAATTCATACCGTGGTAATGGTGGTGGAGAATTGTTGACTAAGGGAGCCGGGATTCCTCAAGATGAATTGAAAGGGCGTATCTTGTTCTCTACAGATAAAGATCTGCGTTATTACTTGATGCAGTATATAGAGAAAAAGGGAGTGATTGAACCGCATGCGTTAGGGCAATGGAAATTTATTCCCGAAGAATGGGTGGAGCCTGCCGTCAAAAGGGATTATGAATACTTGTTTGGAAAAGTGGAAAAATAA